The Leptospira licerasiae serovar Varillal str. VAR 010 genome segment TTTCTGGGCGGAATTCTTGCATATCTGCGGTTTCTTCCAGTTTTTTGAAATCCTTTCAGATTCGCAAACCTTTGCCTGTACGCGGTTGACAAGAAGAGAAAAATCAGGATTATGTCGCTTATAGATGGGGTTCGAAAAACGGGATTTTTCGGATCCTGAGATTATTTTGCCCTCATAAAATCTGATGAAAGAAGATACAAATCAAAGTCTGGATCTGTTTTCCTATCTGGAAATTTCAGAACAAAAACCAGAGGAAACTGCGCCACAGGATCTACCATTGCTTAGCTTTGCAGAAGGTCCGCTGGTGGCAGGAACTCCCGCTTCTTCCACTCAGGAAGAAGTACAAGAGGAATCCTATGGCTCTTCTTTTTATGAAGAAGACGATATTTCGGAAGTTGAAACGGCGGAATTCGTTTCGACTCCAATGGAATCATCCACCGAAATCACAGACATTCCCGACCAAGCGACAATGGTAGGAACTCCAGATCAGTCTGAACTTTCTGAAAATCCGGTCTCGATCGATATTCAATCTGAGATCACTGAGGTATCGGACGAGATTTCGGAAGAAACTGTAGAAGTCTCCGAGACTACTGAAACTTCCCCCGAAACCGAATCTTCTTCCGAAGAAAAATCTTCCGCCCCGAAAAGAAAAAGAGAAGAAAGGCCAAAGGAGCCTCGGGACTCTGCTGCTATTTTTCAAAGTCTTTCTCCGGAACAAGCTCGCGCAGTCCAAACAGTTCATGGACCAATTTTGATTTTTGCAGGTGCAGGTTCCGGAAAAACAAGAGTGATCTCGAACCGTATCGCTCATATGATCCAGGACCATCATATTCCTGCGGGAAAGATTGTTGCATTGTCCTTCACAAACAAAAGTGCAAAAGAAATGGGAGAGAGGGTTCGTAAACTTATCCCTAGGAATTTATTAAAAGGGATTACTCTTTCCACGTTCCATTCTCTTGGGCTTGGAATTTTAAAAAAACATATCGAGAAGTTGGATTATAAACAACCTTTCCTACTTCTGAACCAAGCTGACCAGGAAGGTCTTGTAACTGGAATGCTTGTGGCCCAAAAGTTGGAGCCTAAACGACCTCAGATCATGGAAGTTCTTTCTAAAATTTCCAGGATTAAAAACTCAGGGCCGGATTATTTGGCGGATATGAGAACCTCAATGAATGAGGGAGATCTTTTGGCCGCTTCTCTTTTCCAACAATACCAGGACACTTTAAAGGAACAGAACTCGATCGACTTCGATGATCTTATCCTTCTACCTTCTAAACTTTTAAGACAGTTCGAAGAAGTGAGAGAGGAATACCATAAAAAGTTCCAATACTTTATGGTGGATGAGTTTCAGGACACGAACCCGATCCAATATGAATTCTTAAGAGCGCTTATGGGAGAATCGGACAATCTATGCGTGGTTGGTGACGACGATCAGTCCATCTACGCATTCAGAGGTTCAGATGTAAGTTTGATCTTAGGATTTGAAAACGATTTCAAAGGTGCAAGTGTGATCCGTCTCTTAGAGAATTATAGATCCACAGACATCATAGTCTCTGCGGCAAATTCTCTCATCCGTCACAATCTATCCAGAAGATCCAAGGAACTTTTTTCTAAGGTGCCTGGTGCCCTCAAAGTAAAGTATGTGGAAAGGGCCGACGAAAAAGACGAAGCGGAATGGGTGGCGGAAAGTATCCGAGAAGAGATCATCAAACAAGCTAGAAAAGGAAGCCAGATCGCTATCCTTTTCCGCACCAACTTTCAATCCAGACCATTTGAAGAAGCGTTCCGAGCCAGGGAGATGCCTTATAAAGTAGTGGGCGGTTATAACTTTTTCGATCGGAAAGAAGTCCGGGATCTGATCTCCTACATCCGTCTAATCGCGAACCAAAAGGACGACGCATCTTTATTAAGAATTATTAATTATCCGAAACGTGGGATCGGCTCCGGTTCCATTTCTCTTGTGCATGAAAAAGCGGCTCAAAACAAGGAATCCCTTTATGAGACATTATTCAGGGTATGCGAGTCCCCTGATTTTATTCCTGACTTGAACCGTAAAATTTCTTCAGAGATCTATAATTTCGTAAATCTGATCGAAAAGGCAAAGAAAAAGTTCTCTTCTTCTCCAAGGCTATTCTTCGCCTTACGAGAGTTAATCGCAGATTTGGGTCTGGAAAAAGAGATCGTGCTGGAAGAGAAAGAGGAGAAGGTCGCAAAGGCACGGATCTACAATATGTCCGAGCTTGTGAACATGTTGGCATTTTTCGAAGAGAATAATGACTCAGGAGAAAAACCCACTCTATTCGACTTTATCAACCGTTTGGCGATGCTAATGGAAGACGAACCGTCCGACGAGAAAGAAGACAATCGAGTACAGTTACTCACCATTCACCAATCCAAAGGATTGGAATTCGAGTCTGTTTATGTCGTGGGACTGGAAGAGGGGATCTTGCCTTCCGGAAGGGCCACTGTAGAAGACCAATCTGTGGACGAAGAGCGCCGTTTGATGTATGTAGCGATGACTCGGGCGAAGAGGCATTTATGCTTGACAGGTGCCGCTAATCGCCGCAAATTTGGGGAGCAATTGGCCTCCGAGCCCTCTCGCTTCCTTAAGGAGATAGATCCGGAGACTTTGGACTGGCTTTCCAATGAGGAAACCAGGCAACAGGAGACTAGTGATTTCCTGCAAGAACTTGAAAAATTGAAAATCGGATGAGAAAATGAGTAAATATCTGACAATACTGTTTATCGGAGCTCAATTCCTCCTCTACTGTGCAAGTACACAAAAAGAAGGGGCGGTTTCCGCCAATTTAGAGACCCAGGTCCGAGCGGAAATCAAGGGAATAGACCAGCAATTAAGCGATCTGCACCCTGAAGACAAAAGACGTTCCGAGCTACTCCTCCAAAAATCCAAACTTTTACTAAAAATCGAATCCTTCAAAGAAGCCTCTCTCGTTTTGAGAGAAGTGCAAAATTCCAAAGAAGGTCGCAATCTACAACATTTGGACCATTATTTAGGTTCTGCTTACCTTGGGATCAACGACTATGATAATGCTATCGTTCATTTCCGTAAGTCGGACAATGTGGATCGCGATTTTGAGTCTGTTACCCGCAAAAAAATGTGGGCAAAAGCCTATTTCGAAGATGAGAAATACGGCCAGGCTCTTGGGATTTTAGGCAGAGCTTCCAGAGAGAAAAACTTCGAAAAAGATCTATTCTACTATGAGACTGTAGTAGTCAGCTTTTACAGAATTAAGGAATACAAAAGATGTCAGTTGGTTCTGGAAGAGGGATTACAGAAATTTCCGGAAAGCCTAGTACTGAAGGAAACCTCGGAGAAAATCAGCCAGGTTCTCCAACGGTAATTCACCTCAAAATTTTAGTCCCGAAAAATCCATTATTTAAAAAGGACAGCGTTACGTTTCAGATCGCTGTCCCTCCTAAACTGTATAGATTCGTATCTTCTTCTTTTGAAAAGATACAGACTATTACTGAAAAACCTTCCTTTAGAAAGATCTCCATTATTATGGTTGTGATCTTCCTACTTTTAGCCGCGGCGAAAGAAACTGCAGAATGGTACTTTGTAAGAAGAGTTTTAGATCTTAGAGGGGTGAAGGAACTCACACGTGGATTTATCAACGAAGAATTAGACAGGGCAGTTACTCTAGGAGTAGTTGAATACGAATTCCCGAATCATGTATTTATAGAAGATCTAAAAATTTCCAGCGACGAGGACTTTGCTTCTCAGCGAATGATCTTCAAAGCGAACAAAATCGAATTATTATTAAGAGGTCTTTGGAAGGGACAACCTTCCGTGAAAGCGATCCGAGTGCGTAATGCACAATTGAGTATCGATTTGGAAGATAGGATCTCTGGCGAAATTTTGTCCTATATCCATAAGATCAATATTCCTGAGATCAGATTAGAAGATACAACAGTCACCGTATATAAAGGTGGCAAAGTCCTTCTGGAGAACGTGAAGGGGATCGATTTTAATATTCGAAAAGAGGACACTAAGATCAATGTTCAAATTTCGGATTCTTTATTTCCAATTCCAGGCTTTAGATACGTAAGCGGAAAATTCAGCACTGATATTGGAAGCAAGAATATGAATCTGGAAATTCTGTTTAAGAATGCAAAGGCAGAATCTTCCGGCGGTTTGTATTCCGAATTCTCCCAATTCTATCCTAAAACAGGAAAGATTTCCGGCCATGCAGTTTTAGAATCGGACGGAACTAATCTGAACGTCCAGGGTAAAACAGAATTTTCTAATGTAAAAGGTATCGTTTTACAGGAACTTCCTTTACAAAGCGAAGTTTGGGAATGGAAAGATATTGATCTGGAACATGAATGGACCCGCACTCAAAACGGAAATGTTTTCATGGAAGAGCATAAGGTATTCTCCGGAGAAGACAAACTCACTCTTATTAAATCTAAAAATGAAAAAGGACTTAAATCTTGGGATTTGAGTCTTACCGTCGAAGACTTGGATGATATCCGTAATTTTCTGCCTGTTTCTTCCGATTTGGAAACTCTCGGGGGAAGCCTGGATCTTCATTGGAAGGGCACCGAGACGGGAAGTTACGGGGACTGGATGAAGTCAGAGGCGAAATTCTCTCTCCAAAATTTTAGATGGAAGGATCCTTATTTGGATCTAGAGATCAAAGACGGAGAGCTTGGATGGAGCTTAGCTGGAATTTTAGAAGCAAAGTTAAAAGGAAAACAATTCGGTCTTCCTTGGTCTGCAAGTCTTAAGGGCAAAACAGGCTACAAAAAGGGAGTCAAGGGGGATGGGAGTTCCTACTTTCCTTTACAAGGAGAATATAATCTAGAGTTAGAGACTGATTCCATTGTTCTTTCTAACTTTTTTCCATTGTACGGATCGATTCGTCAATGGATTCGGGAAGATATCCATACTAGAATGGAAAAACTCATCCCTGAAATTAATTTCACAAGAACCCCTATCTATAAATACTTTCTAGAAAATCCTACAGGCAGTCTTAAACTTACTTCCAAGGAAGTAAAATGGGATCTTGGACTTCCGAGTATGGGTAAGCTGGATGCAAGTTTGAAATTTGCACCTTCCCAATCTAGGTTAGATGCAAGTATCACCGGCTCAGGGACCGCTAAATTGAATTCTTATTTTACTTATGGTACTGATAATCCTTATTTCGGAATAGATTTCGAGACGATCAATTTACCCTGGGGAGTTCCAAGCTTTTCTTTCTGCGGGGGAGATTTGGTCCCGGAAACTTTGGATTCCGACGGGAATATACGATTTAACGGAAATAATTTCTTAGACATTCACGATAGGATGTACATCACCATAGACAAGGTGAAACTTTCTAATACGATTTGGAAAGGTAAGGGAGAATTTCCTGTGCCTGTTCCTCCTAAGTTCGAGATGGGATTTGATTATTGGAATCCGGGAAGTCCGCCTAAAAGAAACGTTTATTGGAAAGGTGGTAATGTAAACGCAACTGCGAACTCTTATATTGATTCGGATTCCGTGAAATATTTTGTGACCGGAAATACTTATTCACTTTCCAGTGAATCCAATTCTGCGGTTCCGATCTCTGCGTTTGCATTTAAGATCAAGGAAAATAGTGCCGGTTGTGTGAAGGAGTAAGAGTTCCTACACGTTAGCAGGTTTTTCTCTTAGGAACTGTAAAATCGCTCGGCTTGCATTCTTAGAACTATGCTCTTCGCCTAAAGATTCTTTTACGGAACGGATCTCTTCTATCATCTGGTTTCTGTACTTTTTATTTTTTAGAATGGCCATAGTTTCTCTCACGGTTTCTTCCGGAGTACATTCCGCCTGTATGAGTTCCTTCACGGTTTCTTTTCCGCTGAGTATGTTAACTAACCCGATAAAAGGTGTGCGGATCAGAAGTGCAGAGATAAAATAACTGAGTAAACTGACCTTGTAAAGGATCACCATCGGTTTTTCGAAATATACGACTTCTAATGTCGCCGTTCCGGAAGTAACCAATACAATATCCGAAGCTTCAATAGATCTCAGAGATCGATCGAATAAGTATTCGATCTTGATGCCGGGGTGAGATTCTTCTGTTTCCTTGATTTTAGTTTGGATGAACTCTTCTTCTTTTACGTTGATGTTCGGGATCAGGAATCTAACATGTTTTTTTTCCGCTTCGGCTTCTTGGTGAATGAGTGCCGCGGATTGGAGTAATGTATCCAACATTCTGTGGATCTCTCCGGAACGTGAGCCTGGCATAAGTGTAATCGTTTGAAGATGAGTCGATTGCTTTTCGTCTACCGGGATGAGAGCTTCCTTTCGGATCTTCTCTTTAATCCTTTGAGCGATCGGATGTCCTACAAATACGGAACGAACTCCGTAATCATCGTATATCTTCTTTTCGAAAGGAAATAATACCAACATCAGATCTACTGATTCTTTGATCTTATAGATACGTCCGAAATTCCAGGCCCAGAGTTGTGGAGAAACATAAAATATCACTTTGATCCCTAACTCTTTAAGCCTTTCCGCTAATCTCAGATTGAAACCGGGATAATCGATTAAGATTGCGTGTGTGCAAGAGCGGGCCACTGCCTCATTTACCAATCGGTCCATAAGCGCTTTTAAGAATTTATATTTGAATAAGACTGCTGTGAAACCGATTACTGAAAGTTCTTCCATGTTTTCTATGGAATCGAAACCTTCTTCCAGCATTCTGGGGCCGCCTATTCCGAAAAAAGTGAGATCCGGATCGTGTTTTTTAAGTTCTTTTAATACTTCTGCGCCTAATAGATCGCCGGAATGTTCTCCAGCTAACATCATAAATACAGGAGAAGCGGGGGCGGAAATATTTTCCGTCCTGATTTTGTCTCCGGCCTTCTTAGGCTTTAGGGAGCTTTTTTTGGGTAGAGTTAATTTTCGAGACGTTGCCACGGCCGATGCTCAAGATATGAATTTTCAATTTTTCTGCAAGGTTAATAAATTCGGAAGGATTTACAATTATGGTCTCTCCTTCACGAACTGCGAGTGTATCGCAGTTGTTCTCGCTCATTACTTTTAAGGTCTCTACTCCTACTGTGGGAAGATCGAATCTGGGATCCTGGCTGGGTTTGGAACTCTTACACACTACTGCCTTTCTTTTTTTCGCGAAACTTCCGCCTCTTTTAATGGCTTGGTCCGTTCCTTCCACAGCTTCTACCGCTAATACGGATTTATCTACGACCACTACCGCTTGGCCTATATCCAGATGAGCGATCTTCTCCGCGTATTCCATTCCAAAGATCACATCTTCTACTTGTTTTTTGTCCAAGGCCCTTTTAGTATAACGTCCTTCAGGAAGTAGAAGGGATTTCAAATAAGTCTTTTGGGAAATGATATGGATGCCTTGTTTTTCAAAATCTTCCGCTACAGTTTTGAATATCGAATAGTCGTGACGGTTGACCATTCTTGCGAGTAGGGCGAGCGCCTTTAAGTCGAAGTTCAAACTTTTAAAGATGATCTCTTTTTTAACTTTTCCTAATAGAAGAAGTCTATCTATCTGATTTGTTTTGCACGCTTTTAACAGTCCGCCAATCTTTACGATCCTGATTGGTATCACTCTGTCCGGATAATTTCCAGGAGTGAAATCGGACTCCGCTATCGAAAGAAAAAAAGGATCTTCCCCGGCGGCCAGGGCTTCTTTCATGCCTATCTGAGGAAGATTTCCCCCTCCGGCTAGTATTCCTAAACGTCCCAAACTTAGTTGGAAGAAGAACCGGAGGAACCGGTGGATTCGGAACTTTTGGAAGAGGATTTATTATCTGTTACGTAGAATCCGGATCCTTTAAAGATGATCCCTCCTACATTGGAGATCAATCTATCTACTTCTCCAGTTTTACCGCATAGAAGACAGGTAGTTAAGGGATCGTCCTTCATGGATTGAAAATGTTCAAAAGTTTGTCCGCAAGCCTTGCATCTATAATCGTAAGTAGGCACTGATTTTCCTCGCTCGATCCTAGGATCAAAATAAAAACTTAAAACTAAACGCTGCCGCATTCGAATCGGATTTTTTATCCGCTTGTAGCAGACAGAGTTTGAATAAAACTCCCTCGGTAGAGGTAAGTTCTTCTTCAGGAGAGACTCCTTGTAATACGGCTTTTTCTCCTACTAATAGAGACGCCGATATCGTCTCATTTGTAGAAAAAATTCCGAGTTGGAAACGTTTCTTCCCGCCTGAGCCGAGTATATATTTGTTCCTATTGATGGAAATACTCTCTCTGTCAAGGTCGATTTGGTAAGCGGATTTCCACTCACCCGGTCTTCCGGAATATAGTTTAAAAATCGGAACAGGTTCCTCTCCGCTTAAACTTGCAGTTAAAAATTCCAAGGATCTAAAAGGTTCTTCCACAATTCTACAGATCTCTTTGTATTTTCCGGTTTTAGATCTATATAATACGATTCCGTAATCGCCATCCAACGCTAACTTTTCGGTAGGGATATATTCTCCATGAAATCCCGGAGGGATCTTATCTTCCGTCCAGAATGCAAAGTCCCAAGCTTGGCTTTTTTCGGATTGGGAGAATTCAGCAAATATTTCTTCAGCCTTTGCTACTGGATAAGGATCTTCTTCCAAAAAGTGGGAGAAGATCCAGCCGGAGATTTGTAACTCGGGAATATATACTTGGACCCAGTTCCCCTTTCTTCCTTGGACTGTTTCGGAACGAGGGTCTTTATCTAATGCGTAAAGTAAGAGTCCTTTTTTTAAACGTGCCTTACCGGGGTTTTCGGTCCCAGGCCCGCTCCTTAGATTTGTATTTTCTCCGGTGTTCTTAAATCTGGAACCGAGCAATGTAGAATCTTCTCTTACTGAAAGAAAACCTAATAACTCGGAAAGTTTGTTTTGATCTCCGTCTGAAAGTTTAGTCTCTCTTCTTAGGATTTTTTTCAGGACGGAGGAATAGGAGGAAATTCCAAGCGTAACCGGATTACTTCGGATGAGTTCTTTTAAATCACGCAAGAATAGAATATCGTCTTCCCATTCTCCTGCTATCTCTATTCTGGATAAGATCGCTTTTTGTCTCCAGTATCCACCCGGTCTGAGTTGTAGAATGAACGGATCTTCGAATACTGGGAATTCTCCTTTGGATTCGAGAGATTTGCCGGAGCCGATGCCGTTCTCTTTTTGGAGTCTTGCGGAAATTTTAGCCCTATCTTCTTCGTCTTGAGTAATCAGCTCCGCATTCAATCTAAGAATGGATTGTGAACCGTAAAAAAGATCTTCTGGAGTAGGGGAGGCGGACTTTTTTACAAGGGATATTACCTTCTCCCATTTTTCTTTTTTATAATATTCGTAAATAGTGTCAGAAGGTTTGGGCCAAAAGCGAACGGTGAGCCAAACGATTAGCCCGAATAATAAGATCCCGAATATAGAAAGGAAAAATCCGCGTTTCAATGAGAACTACGAAACCTATTAATCCAAGTGCGGAATAAGTTTTTCAGCATCCAGATCGAATCTTTCCAAAAGCATGTTCTTAGCGATATAGTATCTCATTAGATCTATATTAAAATTCACTTTTGCTTGAGTAAGGCTGAGCTGATCTCTTACCAAAGTATCCAAAGCGTTTTTAACGGCGACAGCATCCGCTCTTCCTTGTTGGAAGCTTCGGACTACTCCGTTATAATAGTTTTGGGTCTCTTTTTCGGTGACTATGGAGTTTTTATAAATTTTATAACTAGCTTCTAAGGAATCGATCCTTCCTCTTAGATCGTCTCTTACTTCATTCTTAACTTCGGTCTCTTTTAAAGTAGCCTGACGAACTCCGATCTCGGAGTCTCTTCTTCCTGCCGCAACTCCTTTGTCGAATAACGGATAAGAGAAACTTACTTTTCCGTTGAAGTCTTTATAACGTGCAGATTGAACTCCGTCAGTTGCGTCGGTATAATTTTTATCAGGACTTGTGATTGTTTGTGCCTGAGAAGAAGCGGACCCGGAAAGAGTTAGTGAAGGCAACTGATCACTTTTTGCGTTCTTTAGCAAAAGTTCCGCGATCTCTTTTTCTCTGACAGCGTTTAGATAATCCGCTCTCTTTTTGTAAGCGATTTCCAGATCCTTATTGTAATCAGGTTTTTCCGGAATTTCTTCCATTAAGTCCGTTTCTTCGGAAAGATCGGAGTCGCTTTCTAATTTTAAAGTACGGGCTAATTTTCTTTTTGCTTCGTCTTTTTGAACGACTGCAGTCTCTAGTTGGCTATCCGCTTGTGCGAGTAGAGCGTTCCATTGATTGACTTCGAAGCCTTCCGAAAGTCCTAAACCTTGTTTACGCACCGTAAGATTTCTAATATTACTTACGTTCTCTTTCAATCTGCGGAATGTTTTTAAGGACTGTAATTTAACCGAGTAGTCCCAGAAATCCACAAGAGATCCAACGATTGCTTCCGAGATCTGTAAAGAAACTTGGCTTTTCGCCATTTCTTTTTGGTTATCCAGGATCTTCTCTTGGTTTCTTCCTTTGTAACCGAAAGAGTTCTTTAATAAGTCTTGGGAAACTGTAGCAGTGATAAATCCGGTATAAAGAGGAGGAAGTGCGAGTCCCGCGAAACTTGCAGTAAGAGGATTACTTTTATCCTCGAAAGCGTTTGAGTCGAATCGTCTGTTTCCTGCCTCTAACTTGAAGTAGGTTCCGGTAGCGCGGATCGTTTTTTCAATCCCCCCTTTGATCGTATCATCGGAAGTTTTTGTTCCGGTAAAGACGTTGTTCTGGTTCAAAGGTAGAACTGTTTGTCTGAAACTTCCGTCTGCTACTAATCTCCAGGAATATTG includes the following:
- a CDS encoding tetratricopeptide repeat protein, translated to MSKYLTILFIGAQFLLYCASTQKEGAVSANLETQVRAEIKGIDQQLSDLHPEDKRRSELLLQKSKLLLKIESFKEASLVLREVQNSKEGRNLQHLDHYLGSAYLGINDYDNAIVHFRKSDNVDRDFESVTRKKMWAKAYFEDEKYGQALGILGRASREKNFEKDLFYYETVVVSFYRIKEYKRCQLVLEEGLQKFPESLVLKETSEKISQVLQR
- a CDS encoding ATP-dependent helicase gives rise to the protein MFQSLSPEQARAVQTVHGPILIFAGAGSGKTRVISNRIAHMIQDHHIPAGKIVALSFTNKSAKEMGERVRKLIPRNLLKGITLSTFHSLGLGILKKHIEKLDYKQPFLLLNQADQEGLVTGMLVAQKLEPKRPQIMEVLSKISRIKNSGPDYLADMRTSMNEGDLLAASLFQQYQDTLKEQNSIDFDDLILLPSKLLRQFEEVREEYHKKFQYFMVDEFQDTNPIQYEFLRALMGESDNLCVVGDDDQSIYAFRGSDVSLILGFENDFKGASVIRLLENYRSTDIIVSAANSLIRHNLSRRSKELFSKVPGALKVKYVERADEKDEAEWVAESIREEIIKQARKGSQIAILFRTNFQSRPFEEAFRAREMPYKVVGGYNFFDRKEVRDLISYIRLIANQKDDASLLRIINYPKRGIGSGSISLVHEKAAQNKESLYETLFRVCESPDFIPDLNRKISSEIYNFVNLIEKAKKKFSSSPRLFFALRELIADLGLEKEIVLEEKEEKVAKARIYNMSELVNMLAFFEENNDSGEKPTLFDFINRLAMLMEDEPSDEKEDNRVQLLTIHQSKGLEFESVYVVGLEEGILPSGRATVEDQSVDEERRLMYVAMTRAKRHLCLTGAANRRKFGEQLASEPSRFLKEIDPETLDWLSNEETRQQETSDFLQELEKLKIG
- a CDS encoding FmdB family zinc ribbon protein; this translates as MPTYDYRCKACGQTFEHFQSMKDDPLTTCLLCGKTGEVDRLISNVGGIIFKGSGFYVTDNKSSSKSSESTGSSGSSSN
- the lpxB gene encoding lipid-A-disaccharide synthase codes for the protein MATSRKLTLPKKSSLKPKKAGDKIRTENISAPASPVFMMLAGEHSGDLLGAEVLKELKKHDPDLTFFGIGGPRMLEEGFDSIENMEELSVIGFTAVLFKYKFLKALMDRLVNEAVARSCTHAILIDYPGFNLRLAERLKELGIKVIFYVSPQLWAWNFGRIYKIKESVDLMLVLFPFEKKIYDDYGVRSVFVGHPIAQRIKEKIRKEALIPVDEKQSTHLQTITLMPGSRSGEIHRMLDTLLQSAALIHQEAEAEKKHVRFLIPNINVKEEEFIQTKIKETEESHPGIKIEYLFDRSLRSIEASDIVLVTSGTATLEVVYFEKPMVILYKVSLLSYFISALLIRTPFIGLVNILSGKETVKELIQAECTPEETVRETMAILKNKKYRNQMIEEIRSVKESLGEEHSSKNASRAILQFLREKPANV
- a CDS encoding LIC_12586 family protein, whose amino-acid sequence is MSVGSGRGITEISGKPSTEGNLGENQPGSPTVIHLKILVPKNPLFKKDSVTFQIAVPPKLYRFVSSSFEKIQTITEKPSFRKISIIMVVIFLLLAAAKETAEWYFVRRVLDLRGVKELTRGFINEELDRAVTLGVVEYEFPNHVFIEDLKISSDEDFASQRMIFKANKIELLLRGLWKGQPSVKAIRVRNAQLSIDLEDRISGEILSYIHKINIPEIRLEDTTVTVYKGGKVLLENVKGIDFNIRKEDTKINVQISDSLFPIPGFRYVSGKFSTDIGSKNMNLEILFKNAKAESSGGLYSEFSQFYPKTGKISGHAVLESDGTNLNVQGKTEFSNVKGIVLQELPLQSEVWEWKDIDLEHEWTRTQNGNVFMEEHKVFSGEDKLTLIKSKNEKGLKSWDLSLTVEDLDDIRNFLPVSSDLETLGGSLDLHWKGTETGSYGDWMKSEAKFSLQNFRWKDPYLDLEIKDGELGWSLAGILEAKLKGKQFGLPWSASLKGKTGYKKGVKGDGSSYFPLQGEYNLELETDSIVLSNFFPLYGSIRQWIREDIHTRMEKLIPEINFTRTPIYKYFLENPTGSLKLTSKEVKWDLGLPSMGKLDASLKFAPSQSRLDASITGSGTAKLNSYFTYGTDNPYFGIDFETINLPWGVPSFSFCGGDLVPETLDSDGNIRFNGNNFLDIHDRMYITIDKVKLSNTIWKGKGEFPVPVPPKFEMGFDYWNPGSPPKRNVYWKGGNVNATANSYIDSDSVKYFVTGNTYSLSSESNSAVPISAFAFKIKENSAGCVKE
- a CDS encoding TolC family protein produces the protein MKLENGNFWTNTLSGKTISVFLVSSLILLSGFSGVFSQENKSGKVLKLTTEETVKRALDSNFKLQNLRYELAKTDSSYLKAESQYSWRLVADGSFRQTVLPLNQNNVFTGTKTSDDTIKGGIEKTIRATGTYFKLEAGNRRFDSNAFEDKSNPLTASFAGLALPPLYTGFITATVSQDLLKNSFGYKGRNQEKILDNQKEMAKSQVSLQISEAIVGSLVDFWDYSVKLQSLKTFRRLKENVSNIRNLTVRKQGLGLSEGFEVNQWNALLAQADSQLETAVVQKDEAKRKLARTLKLESDSDLSEETDLMEEIPEKPDYNKDLEIAYKKRADYLNAVREKEIAELLLKNAKSDQLPSLTLSGSASSQAQTITSPDKNYTDATDGVQSARYKDFNGKVSFSYPLFDKGVAAGRRDSEIGVRQATLKETEVKNEVRDDLRGRIDSLEASYKIYKNSIVTEKETQNYYNGVVRSFQQGRADAVAVKNALDTLVRDQLSLTQAKVNFNIDLMRYYIAKNMLLERFDLDAEKLIPHLD
- a CDS encoding LpxI family protein, coding for MGRLGILAGGGNLPQIGMKEALAAGEDPFFLSIAESDFTPGNYPDRVIPIRIVKIGGLLKACKTNQIDRLLLLGKVKKEIIFKSLNFDLKALALLARMVNRHDYSIFKTVAEDFEKQGIHIISQKTYLKSLLLPEGRYTKRALDKKQVEDVIFGMEYAEKIAHLDIGQAVVVVDKSVLAVEAVEGTDQAIKRGGSFAKKRKAVVCKSSKPSQDPRFDLPTVGVETLKVMSENNCDTLAVREGETIIVNPSEFINLAEKLKIHILSIGRGNVSKINSTQKKLPKA